In the Opitutaceae bacterium genome, one interval contains:
- a CDS encoding type IV pilus twitching motility protein PilT, which yields MSIASFAPTNTSSYEMNDLLDLVVEENASDLHLQVGQPPTLRISGSMVPIDGPSLTAEDTEQLMLAITPDMYQQQAKTEGGADFGFAFMDKARFRVSVLKSKGNYGLVLRQIPNDMFSLRDIGLPDKIKELLYRPRGLILVTGPTGSGKSTTLASMVNYINENREGHLITIEDPIEYYHEHKRCLVTQREIGVDVTNFSEAIRRALRQDPDVILVGEMRDLETIEAAISAAETGHLVFATLHTNGAAKTIDRIVDAFPANMKDMIRTQLASSVVAVLSQVLCKKIGGGRIASYELMVSTSSIQSLIRDNKTFRINSELQTGAAMGMITLDTHLLSLYNRELISADECAEKAQDPATMREKLLSIGARLKDL from the coding sequence ATGAGCATCGCCAGTTTCGCCCCCACCAACACCTCCAGTTACGAGATGAATGATCTCCTCGACCTGGTGGTGGAAGAGAACGCTTCCGATCTTCACCTCCAGGTCGGTCAACCGCCCACGCTCCGGATCAGCGGCAGCATGGTGCCCATCGACGGCCCGTCCCTCACCGCAGAAGATACCGAGCAGCTCATGCTCGCAATCACCCCGGACATGTATCAGCAACAGGCCAAGACCGAGGGTGGCGCTGACTTCGGTTTCGCCTTCATGGACAAGGCGCGTTTTCGGGTAAGTGTCCTTAAGAGCAAGGGCAACTACGGGCTGGTCCTGCGCCAGATCCCGAACGACATGTTCAGTCTCCGGGACATCGGTCTGCCCGACAAAATCAAGGAACTTCTTTATCGTCCCCGCGGATTGATCCTCGTCACCGGGCCGACCGGTTCGGGCAAGAGCACGACCCTGGCTTCCATGGTGAACTACATCAATGAGAACAGGGAAGGGCATCTCATCACGATCGAGGATCCGATCGAATACTATCACGAGCACAAGCGTTGCCTCGTCACCCAGCGTGAAATCGGAGTCGACGTGACCAATTTCTCCGAAGCCATCCGGCGTGCCCTGCGCCAGGACCCCGATGTCATCCTGGTCGGGGAAATGCGTGATCTTGAGACGATCGAGGCGGCCATCAGTGCGGCCGAGACCGGTCACCTCGTCTTCGCCACCCTCCATACGAATGGTGCCGCCAAGACGATCGACCGAATCGTCGACGCCTTTCCGGCCAATATGAAGGACATGATCCGGACCCAGTTGGCCTCCTCGGTGGTGGCCGTCCTCTCCCAGGTCCTCTGCAAAAAGATCGGTGGTGGGCGCATTGCCTCCTACGAGTTGATGGTCTCGACCAGTTCGATCCAATCCCTCATCCGGGACAACAAGACTTTCCGGATCAACTCCGAGCTGCAGACCGGGGCCGCCATGGGCATGATCACCCTCGATACCCACCTGCTCAGCCTCTACAACCGGGAGTTGATCTCGGCCGACGAATGCGCTGAAAAGGCCCAGGATCCGGCCACCATGCGCGAGAAGCTGCTCTCGATTGGCGCTCGACTCAAAGACCTCTGA
- a CDS encoding type II secretion system F family protein — translation MPKFTFTAIDTGGRERTGLLEAPTAELASSQIKSMGLFPTRLVEDAEDPGTKRKNPGFSRNGSVAAKRKKPIVIGKPVNLKGLTIFTRQLSILLESGLPLLRGLEVLGKQEKKPAFKAVIEELSDNIRSGNTFSEGLERNPKVFNRLYVNMVRAGEAGGVLDVVLERLSRFMEKAEKIKGKVRAAMVYPIIVLLVAVGILIGLLIFVVPKFQMIFDDMLKGASLPVLTQIVMDTSDWVKGNFMLTIGGAVGFYLLFKLGRRTRPGAFATDWALLNLPPLGELFRKASVSRFARTFGTLLSSGVPILQALQITRDTIGNTILMQAIDDVHDRVKEGEGISGPLEATRVFPVMVTSMIEVGEETGQLHEMLNRIADTYDEEVDNAVAGLTSIIEPVMIVMMALVVGVIVIALFLPIIRIIQQLS, via the coding sequence ATGCCGAAGTTCACTTTCACCGCGATTGATACCGGAGGACGCGAACGGACGGGCCTGCTGGAGGCACCGACCGCCGAGCTGGCGTCGTCCCAGATCAAGAGCATGGGTCTGTTTCCGACCCGGCTGGTTGAAGACGCCGAGGACCCTGGGACCAAGCGGAAGAACCCCGGCTTCAGCCGGAATGGATCCGTAGCGGCGAAGCGAAAAAAGCCGATTGTCATCGGCAAGCCGGTCAACCTCAAGGGCCTGACCATCTTCACCCGGCAGTTGTCCATCCTCCTCGAGTCGGGTCTGCCCCTCCTGCGGGGACTGGAGGTTCTCGGGAAGCAGGAAAAGAAACCGGCCTTCAAGGCGGTCATCGAGGAACTGTCCGACAATATCCGATCGGGCAATACGTTCTCCGAGGGCCTGGAACGAAACCCCAAGGTTTTCAACCGACTCTATGTCAACATGGTGCGGGCGGGTGAGGCCGGCGGGGTTCTCGATGTCGTGCTCGAGCGCCTCTCCCGCTTCATGGAGAAGGCGGAGAAGATCAAGGGCAAGGTTCGGGCTGCCATGGTCTATCCGATCATCGTCCTGCTCGTGGCGGTGGGCATCCTGATCGGCCTGTTGATCTTCGTGGTTCCGAAGTTCCAGATGATCTTTGACGACATGCTGAAAGGCGCCAGCCTGCCCGTGCTTACCCAGATCGTCATGGATACGAGTGATTGGGTGAAAGGGAATTTCATGCTGACCATCGGCGGAGCCGTTGGATTCTACCTCCTTTTCAAGCTGGGGCGCCGCACTCGGCCCGGTGCCTTCGCCACCGACTGGGCCCTGCTCAACCTGCCTCCACTCGGCGAGCTCTTCCGCAAGGCCTCGGTTTCCCGGTTTGCCCGGACCTTCGGGACCCTGCTTTCCAGCGGCGTGCCCATCCTGCAGGCCCTCCAGATCACCCGGGACACCATCGGCAACACCATCCTTATGCAGGCGATCGACGATGTGCATGACCGGGTCAAGGAAGGAGAGGGCATCTCGGGGCCGCTCGAAGCGACCAGGGTCTTCCCCGTCATGGTCACGAGCATGATCGAGGTCGGGGAAGAAACCGGTCAGTTGCACGAAATGCTCAACCGGATCGCCGACACTTACGACGAGGAGGTTGACAATGCGGTGGCCGGTCTGACCTCGATCATCGAGCCGGTCATGATCGTGATGATGGCATTGGTCGTCGGCGTCATCGTCATCGCGCTCTTCCTCCCGATCATCCGGATCATCCAACAGCTCAGTTAG
- the coaE gene encoding dephospho-CoA kinase (Dephospho-CoA kinase (CoaE) performs the final step in coenzyme A biosynthesis.), whose protein sequence is MNIGLTGTIGCGKSTAGRLLGERGIERIDCDEIVRELLVSDSQVLREIVDAFGTSVFAADGSLNRKALGAIVFADRSRLAVLEEILHPRVSDRWQGRIRGEPDRHHVVEIPLLFEKNLQKWFDFTICVACDRRTQLERLGRRGMTAEEADQRIAAQLPLSRKIDLADCVLLNSGTLPFLSDQIDWLTQTRNLT, encoded by the coding sequence TTGAATATCGGACTCACCGGAACCATTGGGTGCGGCAAATCCACCGCCGGGCGATTGCTGGGCGAGCGGGGAATCGAACGGATCGACTGCGACGAGATTGTCCGGGAGCTCCTCGTCTCGGATTCGCAGGTTCTCCGGGAGATCGTCGACGCCTTCGGGACTTCCGTCTTTGCCGCTGACGGATCTCTCAACCGCAAGGCTCTCGGGGCGATCGTCTTTGCCGATCGATCCCGCCTTGCCGTTCTCGAAGAAATCCTCCATCCGCGGGTCTCGGATCGCTGGCAGGGGAGGATTCGAGGGGAGCCGGACCGGCACCATGTCGTGGAGATCCCGCTTCTTTTCGAGAAAAACCTCCAGAAATGGTTTGATTTCACGATCTGTGTAGCCTGTGATCGGCGGACACAGCTTGAGCGGCTTGGCCGGCGTGGGATGACTGCCGAGGAAGCCGACCAACGCATTGCCGCGCAGCTTCCGCTTTCCCGAAAGATCGATTTGGCGGACTGTGTTCTGCTCAATAGCGGCACGCTCCCTTTTCTATCCGACCAGATTGACTGGTTGACCCAAACAAGAAACCTCACCTAA
- a CDS encoding GspE/PulE family protein encodes MILWDSGGFARHPMFEAQSIALYEMLRDRGLVEAARLETCFQEHRDGGKPLARLLIDQGDLVPQSLLTEVADYLGWECLLRPPADIPEEILATIDGNMARMYGVVPLKADSTTVDLLVKDPFNSQIVDDLTFALRRDVRLVVADSEQVDALIRHYYGEDDSSIEGLIEELTAGPVAAVDDLSEQDIEAMAGETPIIRFVNLVLSQAVRDKASDIHFEPFENEFKIRYRIDGSLYELAPPPVQLALPITSRLKVIASLNIAERRVPQDGRIKITIGGHQVDLRVSTLPTQFGESVVLRVLDQSVIQLDVDKLGMPQDVYDHVNAVIRRPNGIFIVTGPTGSGKTTTLYSCLRVLNHPDVKILTAEDPVEYEIEGIMQVAVRHHVGLSFAAALRSFLRQDPDIIMVGEVRDLDTAQIAIQASLTGHLVMTTLHTNDAPGAVTRLIDMGVEPFLIASSLEAVLAQRLVRRICPDCRQPYRPGSAMLEQLKLAQAEDGDQRFFHGAGCDLCHDNGYRGRMGIFEMLRVTDPIRELLTQQAPAMAIRHQALKDGMRTLRDDGMRAIHNGFTTIEEVIKYT; translated from the coding sequence GTGATTCTTTGGGACAGCGGGGGATTCGCCCGCCATCCCATGTTTGAGGCCCAGAGTATCGCTCTCTATGAAATGCTCCGCGATCGCGGGCTGGTTGAGGCTGCGCGATTGGAAACCTGTTTTCAGGAACACCGCGACGGCGGTAAACCTCTCGCCCGGCTCCTGATCGATCAGGGTGACCTCGTTCCGCAGAGTCTTCTGACCGAGGTGGCCGATTACCTGGGATGGGAGTGCCTGCTCCGTCCGCCGGCCGATATTCCCGAAGAGATTCTGGCCACGATTGATGGCAATATGGCCCGCATGTACGGGGTGGTTCCCCTGAAAGCGGATTCGACCACAGTCGACCTTCTGGTCAAGGATCCCTTCAACAGCCAGATTGTCGATGACCTGACCTTTGCCCTCCGCCGTGATGTCCGCCTCGTCGTGGCGGACAGCGAGCAGGTTGACGCGCTCATCCGGCATTATTACGGGGAGGACGACAGTTCCATCGAGGGTTTGATTGAAGAATTGACGGCCGGTCCGGTGGCCGCGGTCGACGACCTGTCCGAGCAGGACATCGAGGCCATGGCCGGCGAGACTCCGATCATCCGCTTCGTCAATCTGGTACTCAGCCAGGCGGTGAGGGACAAGGCCTCGGACATCCACTTCGAGCCGTTCGAGAACGAATTCAAGATCCGCTACCGGATCGACGGCTCACTCTACGAATTGGCGCCTCCCCCCGTGCAGCTGGCGCTTCCGATCACGTCGCGACTCAAGGTGATCGCCTCCCTCAATATTGCCGAACGCCGGGTTCCCCAGGACGGTCGGATCAAGATCACCATCGGCGGGCATCAGGTCGATCTCCGGGTTTCCACCCTGCCGACGCAGTTCGGGGAAAGCGTGGTCCTGCGGGTCCTCGATCAATCGGTCATCCAACTCGATGTGGACAAACTGGGCATGCCCCAGGATGTCTACGATCATGTCAACGCGGTGATCAGACGGCCCAACGGCATCTTCATCGTGACCGGTCCGACCGGCTCCGGCAAGACGACCACCCTCTACAGCTGCCTGCGCGTGCTCAATCATCCGGACGTGAAGATCCTCACGGCGGAGGACCCGGTCGAATACGAGATCGAGGGCATCATGCAGGTCGCCGTCCGACACCATGTCGGGCTGAGCTTCGCCGCAGCCCTGCGTTCCTTCCTCCGTCAGGATCCCGACATCATCATGGTCGGGGAGGTCCGGGATCTGGATACGGCCCAGATCGCCATTCAGGCCTCCCTGACCGGACATCTGGTCATGACCACGCTCCACACCAATGACGCGCCGGGCGCGGTCACCCGCCTGATCGACATGGGTGTGGAGCCGTTTCTCATCGCGTCGTCCCTTGAGGCGGTCCTCGCCCAGCGGTTGGTCCGGCGGATCTGCCCCGATTGTCGTCAGCCCTACCGCCCGGGCAGTGCGATGCTCGAGCAACTCAAACTGGCGCAAGCAGAGGACGGCGATCAGAGGTTCTTCCATGGAGCGGGATGTGATCTCTGCCACGACAACGGCTACCGGGGGCGGATGGGTATCTTCGAGATGCTGCGGGTCACCGACCCGATCCGTGAACTGCTCACCCAGCAGGCGCCGGCCATGGCCATCCGTCATCAGGCGCTCAAGGACGGGATGAGAACCCTGCGCGATGACGGGATGAGGGCCATTCACAATGGCTTTACGACCATCGAGGAGGTCATCAAGTATACCTGA
- the rho gene encoding transcription termination factor Rho, translated as MDTSDASKAASPAAEAKAESKPKTRRTPNRRSPRKAARGESSEAPPPAASEERPTAAPETVEKATPPASAPVQENPPAATGNESQSAKAPEAERSVPETGDRGDRGGPRSEGNGNGYRIRPEQRGDDSSFRGDDRRGHGFGQQGGFRKKGKKGKKGRGGGGGGGPRNETPGWIQPLPPDDLVQLYGDLPDPSHYVSLEEMSARAAEIEASGGDPVFLDQVDALNLGELTAFVQGRGIKVEGRPSRRQLLRDLFNQVRESRTPLIDRGHLDLSPEGHGFIVHSSNNYRLLPESSFLSSAFIRSFGLKRGHEIEALVKPPEEAERCPAVLKIKSAMGRDPSTVADIAPFEDLIPFYPTERILLEVVSEKPAKEVSMRVFDILTPIGFGQRGLIVAPPRTGKTILLQGIANAVAINSPNARLIVLLIDERPEEVTDFRRNVRGEVVSSTFDESPESHVHAAEMVISKARRLIEIGEHVVILLDSITRLARAYNALASNSGKIMSGGLEATALQKPKRFFGAARNIEGGGSLTIMASALVDTGSRMDEVIFEEFKGTGNMEVHLDRDLVNKRIFPSINVERSGTRKEELLYHPEELSRIYALRRIMQGVPPSEAMEMLITRLRKTRTNAEFLMSLNR; from the coding sequence ATGGATACAAGTGACGCCTCCAAGGCCGCGTCTCCCGCCGCCGAAGCCAAGGCGGAGTCGAAACCGAAGACCCGGAGGACTCCGAACCGGCGGTCCCCCAGGAAGGCAGCCAGAGGAGAATCTTCCGAAGCTCCACCTCCGGCTGCCTCGGAGGAGCGGCCGACGGCGGCCCCGGAAACAGTCGAAAAGGCGACCCCACCGGCATCGGCCCCCGTGCAGGAAAACCCGCCTGCTGCGACCGGAAACGAATCCCAATCCGCGAAGGCGCCGGAGGCCGAGCGATCGGTCCCTGAAACGGGAGATCGGGGGGATCGGGGCGGTCCCAGATCGGAAGGCAATGGAAATGGCTACCGGATTCGTCCCGAGCAGCGCGGCGACGATTCGTCGTTTCGCGGCGATGATCGCCGCGGTCATGGATTCGGCCAACAGGGTGGATTTCGCAAGAAGGGCAAGAAGGGCAAGAAGGGTCGGGGAGGAGGCGGCGGAGGAGGTCCCCGCAACGAGACCCCGGGTTGGATCCAGCCGCTTCCGCCGGATGACCTGGTACAGCTTTACGGGGATCTTCCCGACCCGTCTCATTATGTCAGTCTGGAAGAGATGTCCGCCCGAGCCGCCGAGATCGAAGCGAGTGGGGGGGACCCGGTCTTCCTCGATCAGGTGGACGCCCTCAATCTGGGCGAATTGACCGCCTTTGTTCAGGGTCGCGGAATCAAGGTCGAGGGGCGCCCGAGCCGCCGGCAGTTGCTTCGCGATCTCTTCAACCAGGTGCGGGAGTCCAGGACCCCCTTGATCGATCGAGGACACCTCGATCTCTCTCCGGAAGGCCACGGATTCATCGTCCACAGTTCGAACAATTACCGCCTTCTGCCGGAAAGCAGTTTTCTTTCGAGCGCCTTCATTCGCAGCTTTGGCCTGAAGCGGGGGCACGAGATCGAAGCCCTTGTCAAACCGCCCGAGGAAGCGGAGCGCTGCCCGGCAGTCCTCAAGATCAAATCAGCGATGGGTCGGGATCCTTCGACCGTGGCGGACATCGCTCCGTTCGAGGATCTGATTCCGTTCTATCCGACCGAGCGAATCCTGCTCGAGGTGGTTTCGGAAAAGCCGGCCAAGGAAGTGTCGATGCGGGTCTTCGATATACTCACCCCGATCGGGTTCGGCCAGCGTGGGTTGATCGTCGCGCCGCCCCGGACCGGCAAAACGATCCTGCTTCAGGGAATCGCCAATGCCGTGGCCATCAACAGTCCCAATGCCCGGCTCATCGTGCTCCTGATCGACGAGCGGCCGGAGGAGGTCACCGATTTCCGCCGCAATGTCCGCGGAGAGGTCGTCAGTTCGACATTCGATGAGAGCCCGGAAAGCCATGTCCATGCCGCCGAAATGGTCATCTCCAAGGCCCGTCGCCTGATCGAAATCGGCGAGCACGTGGTCATCCTTCTGGACTCGATCACCCGGTTGGCCCGTGCCTACAATGCACTCGCATCCAACAGCGGGAAGATAATGTCGGGCGGTCTGGAGGCCACGGCCCTCCAGAAGCCGAAGCGCTTTTTTGGAGCCGCCCGCAATATCGAGGGGGGCGGCAGCCTGACCATCATGGCCTCGGCCCTGGTGGACACGGGCAGCCGGATGGACGAGGTTATTTTCGAAGAATTCAAAGGGACCGGGAATATGGAGGTCCATCTCGACCGCGACCTCGTCAACAAGCGTATCTTCCCTTCTATTAATGTGGAGCGCAGTGGCACCCGGAAGGAGGAGTTGCTCTATCACCCCGAGGAGTTGAGCCGGATTTACGCCTTGCGCCGGATCATGCAGGGCGTGCCACCGAGCGAAGCGATGGAGATGCTCATCACGCGTCTGCGCAAGACCCGGACCAATGCCGAATTCCTCATGTCCCTGAATCGTTGA
- a CDS encoding ATPase, T2SS/T4P/T4SS family, whose protein sequence is MVSTRDDYVVRLLLEKGLVDPEVVDEIRGRRVENEDLTSAPRGLIDLLISERRIEPAAITQLLAAEFRMPIIDFKTFRPDFGAIEAVPREMAERFHVLPLSIEGNVLRVAISDPLDVQAVDTLSHVLRFEVEPHLAAYHEISEEITRCYGVNTNTMESFLDDLALPGGDRIESRAPATDIDRTSTEADAPIIRLVHVIITEAFRRRASDIHLEPLEKRFRVRYRIDGVLQEVENPPKRLQMAIISRVKIMSNISIAEKRVPQDGRIQLLIENRTVDLRVSSLPTAHGESIVMRILDKEGLLLGLPELGFFTDDQSVFERLITLPDGIILVTGPTGSGKTTTLYACLNEINRPDRKIITVEDPVEYQINGINQVPVRQDVGMTFSSALRAMLRQAPNIIMIGEIRDLETAEIAINASLTGHLVFSTLHTNDAPSAVSRLVDLGVKPFLVATSLRAAMAQRLVRKVCKACAEPVVPEAHELAALNLTDEIRKQSTFRKGMGCVECSNTGYRGRMGIFEIFLIDEKVQELVFEGASSFRLRQRARELGMHSMREDGIRKSVAGLTTLEEVIGNTVGDLD, encoded by the coding sequence ATGGTGAGCACCAGGGACGACTATGTGGTCCGGCTCCTTCTGGAGAAGGGGTTGGTCGATCCTGAGGTCGTCGACGAGATCCGCGGTCGCCGGGTCGAGAATGAGGACCTGACATCGGCACCAAGGGGGCTGATCGACCTGCTCATCAGCGAGAGGAGGATCGAGCCGGCCGCCATCACCCAACTGCTGGCGGCCGAGTTCCGGATGCCGATCATCGACTTCAAGACGTTCCGGCCGGATTTCGGAGCGATCGAGGCCGTCCCCCGGGAGATGGCTGAGCGCTTTCACGTCCTTCCTTTGTCGATTGAGGGGAATGTCCTGCGGGTCGCCATCAGCGATCCCCTCGATGTCCAGGCGGTCGACACCCTCAGTCATGTCCTGCGATTTGAGGTTGAGCCTCATCTCGCGGCCTATCACGAGATCAGTGAGGAGATCACGCGCTGTTATGGGGTCAATACGAACACGATGGAGTCCTTCCTCGATGACCTCGCCCTTCCAGGGGGCGACAGGATCGAAAGCAGGGCCCCCGCGACTGACATTGACCGGACGTCGACTGAGGCGGACGCGCCCATCATCCGATTGGTCCATGTCATCATCACCGAAGCCTTCCGCCGGCGCGCTTCCGACATCCATCTGGAGCCGCTCGAGAAACGCTTCCGGGTGCGCTACCGGATCGACGGGGTCCTTCAGGAGGTCGAGAATCCGCCCAAACGGCTGCAGATGGCCATCATCTCACGGGTCAAGATCATGTCGAATATCAGCATCGCCGAGAAGCGGGTTCCCCAGGACGGCCGCATCCAGTTGCTGATCGAAAACCGGACGGTCGATCTTCGCGTTTCCTCGCTGCCGACCGCCCACGGCGAGAGTATCGTAATGCGGATCCTCGACAAGGAGGGGTTGCTCCTCGGGTTGCCCGAGCTGGGGTTCTTTACCGATGACCAGAGCGTTTTTGAGCGCCTGATCACGCTCCCGGACGGCATCATACTCGTGACCGGACCGACCGGCTCCGGCAAGACGACCACTCTCTACGCCTGCCTCAACGAAATCAATCGACCGGACCGGAAGATCATCACGGTTGAGGATCCGGTCGAATACCAGATCAACGGGATCAACCAGGTGCCGGTCCGTCAGGATGTCGGGATGACTTTTTCCTCGGCATTGCGGGCCATGCTCCGCCAGGCGCCCAATATCATCATGATCGGTGAGATCCGGGATCTTGAAACCGCCGAGATTGCCATCAATGCCTCCCTGACCGGCCATCTGGTCTTCAGCACCCTCCATACCAACGACGCCCCCAGCGCGGTCAGCCGCCTCGTCGATCTCGGGGTCAAACCCTTCCTCGTCGCCACTTCTCTGCGGGCCGCCATGGCCCAACGCCTCGTCAGGAAGGTCTGCAAGGCCTGCGCCGAGCCCGTCGTGCCCGAAGCTCACGAGTTGGCCGCCCTCAACCTGACCGATGAAATCCGCAAACAATCCACCTTCCGCAAGGGTATGGGGTGCGTCGAGTGCTCCAATACCGGCTACCGCGGCCGGATGGGGATCTTCGAGATTTTCCTGATCGACGAAAAGGTGCAGGAACTGGTTTTCGAGGGGGCCAGTTCCTTCCGGTTGCGGCAACGGGCCCGGGAGCTCGGGATGCACTCAATGCGCGAAGACGGTATCCGGAAATCAGTTGCGGGTCTGACGACCCTGGAGGAAGTCATCGGCAACACGGTGGGCGACCTCGACTGA